One window from the genome of Heptranchias perlo isolate sHepPer1 chromosome 22, sHepPer1.hap1, whole genome shotgun sequence encodes:
- the LOC137340520 gene encoding trinucleotide repeat-containing gene 6A protein-like isoform X7, with protein MRGLEANATKEAQEKQNRDRVQEKEEQLMEERKKRKDDKKKKEAALKKAIEQKNKVPESTKTSQSQPQPANPNSGTSTTTSNNSNAKRVPVNTQQQALSRYPPREVPPRFRHQEQKQLLKRGQQLPSAAGTATPVLTSQSGGSAVTVQPVTNGQLHYSSKTQTGMPPIRHLVSHSPNQSDLNHSGLGSHYENSHWGPVSTNSDSTTNWDKVIVDGSDKEAWPSITGSDPELASECMDVDSASSSGSEKNLNIMASGSTVGDGDGNRTGNGNGSSSQFVVGNVSNNVGNGSINGPWGGSRGSLSSTCQGSAENMDGKPESDHGKLNAWGSIGSTSSGSLNPNGLNPNANLGVWPVLENDGNTVQGPVPGGNSGTNVQRSTVGQMLNNQSVNMGLSAHGSWGGLQENSDAEVNGTRKVSFSGQPQNLNTEMNGPNNTTNPLTSSLPNSTSSMQTNELPKLTGPGAWGVPLGMSTVNPSQLQASSITNGTSVSQLGNGGISEGMNSGSYGTTWGTSGTNYSGEKCPGSSSNLGQASGDTVNATLAQSTINGSGSTSYKSNGGSNRGGVAWESGVVNSHNMAWGTGNSIGSGGTRRVWGNPAPNANTGTNVSNGEWNKLPNNQHSNNGLNGSGNRKGTNGWKSLDDALCGQNSTTSQPSEQNNIWVKTPTSTSGTVDSEGSTESTGSRHDRMSVGSGDGNSRRGEKRKPDKQGNVQSILSRTDLDPRVLSNTGWGQTPIKQNTAWDIEPSAKSERKTDNGTEAWGGRVSQTSNSGGWGDGPGPNSNDTSSVSGWGDPKPATVSCNTGWGDTKGSSSEGGWEDNSAATGMVKSNQMWGGNKEEKSTAWNDAQKVKQGWVDGQKSNQGWVMSGADGWGENSRGGQWGEPQKTSSGGWDNDSDRSVSGWSEPGRPGTGRSTWASSNNSNPNNTAGWGEPAKPAQPQGWGEPAKPAQPQGWGEPAKPAQPQGWGEPAKPAQPQGWGEPAKPAQPQGWGEPAKPAQPQGWGEPAKPAQPQGWGEPAKPAQPQGWGEPAKPSNSADWNKPQDSNSSWGAAPPANKPSGPGWLNGPMPAPSKEEEPTGWEEPSPESIRRKMEIDDGTAAWGDPSKYNYKSVNMWNKNVQSSGSSSEQPAQVQPTTTPQQAPPQLPQQMPPSSAMPNKENSGSGWGETYTIQTKPEFSWGEPPALTATVDNGTVAWGQPMDTGTSWREPVNDSAGTSGWGNTPAAPPPPNRSGPKPMQDGWGDEEASVPGTRHSSWEEEEGESVMWNSNISQDNNSSSNWAPKKMAQKGMMKGGNKPDDMWMNQLMKQFSNIGFSREPAEETKSNKMDIPVGMLRDKRMEMDKHGINIGEYNGIIGKGHASRPQISKESSMERNPYYDKNGNPNVFGGSNAAAQARGMQQPPAQPLNSSQPNLRAQVPPPLLSPQVPASLLKYATANGSLNTALLNFGPQQVAMLNQLSQLNQLSQLSQISQLQRLLLQQQKAQNQRNVPGPMRQSQEQAARVLNMQQMLQHPRQLDTSLPKQQPPSQQPMHKPFPENLMPPTPHELQTKEPPSLNSYSSYPLGLNPNLNVPLDFGSIVNLKEPQSQQSRLKQWTASENLPVNSSLDQNSSKHGATSSGLSICSGKLLEESPFGHFDISMNSLASPPGSVGDGWPSAKSPSDKLSSNVNWPPEFRPGEPWKGYQNIDPETDPYVTPGSVMTNLSISTARDLDLLRDRNNGSSSSMNTTLPSTSAWSLVGASSYNSSLSSTAQSTPARIGDPKSTWSPGPVTNASLAHELWKVPLLPKNTTAPSRPPPGLTNQKPSSSWGNSSLRVGGGWGNSESRYNPGPSWGDISSGRITNWLVLKNLTPQIDGSTLRTLCMQHGPLITFHLNLPHGNALVCYSSKEEAAKAQKSLHMCVLGNTTILAEFASEDEINRFFAQGQSLTPSLGWQSLGSSQNRIAPIDSSHPFSNRNDLNHWNGAGLSGTGSGDLHGTSLWGTPNYSTSLWGTPSSNDTRGIGSPSPINAFLPVDHLGGGESI; from the exons ATTTAAACCATAGTGGTTTGGGATCGCATTATGAAAATTCTCACTGGGGACCTGTCTCTACCAACAGTGACTCTACTACAAATTGGGATAAAGTTATTGTAGACGGGTCCGACAAAGAAGCCTGGCCTTCAATCACTGGCAGTGACCCAGAGTTAGCTTCAGAATGCATGGACGTTGACTCTGCTTCAAGCTCTGGGTCAGAGAAGAACCTCAATATCATGGCTTCGGGGAGCACAGTTGGTGATGGCGATGGGAACCGAACGGGCAATGGAAATGGTTCTTCGAGCCAGTTTGTGGTTGGAAATGTCAgcaataatgtaggaaatggaagTATTAATGGGCCTTGGGGAGGGTCTCGAGGCTCTTTGTCAAGCACATGTCAGGGTTCTGCAGAAAATATGGATGGCAAACCAGaaagtgaccatggtaaactgaaTGCTTGGGGCAGCATAGGTTCCACATCAAGTGGATCCCTGAATCCAAATGGTTTGAATCCAAATGCCAACCTAGGTGTCTGGCCCGTgttggaaaatgatggaaatactgtGCAAGGACCTGTGCCAGGTGGCAATTCTGGCACCAATGTTCAACGTAGCACTGTAGGTCAAATGCTGAATAATCAGAGTGTTAACATGGGACTATCAGCTCATGGTTCGTGGGGAGGACTTCAGGAGAATTCTGATGCAGAAGTTAATGGTACAAGGAAGGTTTCATTCAGTGGACAACCTCAAAACCTTAACACTGAAATGAATGGACCAAATAACACTACTAACCCTTTGACCTCTAGCTTACCAAACTCTACTAGTTCGATGCAGACAAATGAACTGCCTAAACTTACAGGGCCTGGGGCCTGGGGTGTACCCTTAGGAATGAGCACAGTAAACCCATCTCAGCTTCAGGCCTCTTCAATTACAAATGGCACTTCTGTTTCTCAGCTTGGCAATGGAGGAATTAGTGAGGGAATGAACAGTGGGTCTTATGGTACGACTTGGGGTACATCTGGCACTAACTACTCTGGAGAAAAATGTCCAGGCTCAAGCAGTAATTTGGGGCAAGCTAGTGGTGACACTGTGAATGCAACTCTAGCACAATCCACTATTAATGGATCTGGAAGTACTTCTTACAAAAGTAATGGGGGAAGCAATAGAGGGGGAGTCGCATGGGAATCTGGTGTGGTCAACTCCCACAATATGGCTTGGGGAACAGGGAACAGTATAGGCTCCGGAGGGACTCGAAGAGTCTGGGGGAACCCAGCACCAAATGCAAACACTGGCACTAATGTCTCAAATGGGGAATGGAACAAACTGCCTAACAATCAGCATTCCAATAATGGTCTAAATGGAAGTGGTAATAGGAAGGGAACAAATGGATGGAAAAGTCTAGACGATGCTCTTTGTGGTCAGAATTCTACTACATCTCAGCCGAGTGAACAAAACAATATATGGGTCAAAACTCCAACTTCAACTTCAGGTACTGTGGACAGTGAGGGGAGCACAGAGAGCACCGGGAGTCGCCATGATAGAATGAGTGTGGGAAGTGGTGATGGCAATAGCAGACGTGGTGAGAAAAGGAAACCTGACAAACAGGGAAATGTCCAAAGTATTCTGAGTAGAACTGACTTGGACCCACGTGTCCTTTCCAATACTGGCTGGGGACAGACTCCAATCAAACAGAACACTGCCTGGGATATTGAACCTTCAGcgaagagtgagagaaaaactgacAATGGAACAGAGGCCTGGGGAGGTCGTGTTTCCCAGACTTCAAACTcagggggatggggggatgggcCTGGCCCAAACAGTAATGATACCTCATCAGTATCTGGGTGGGGGGATCCAAAGCCTGCTACAGTCTCTTGCAACACGGGTTGGGGAGACACCAAAGGCTCAAGCAGCGAAGGGGGGTGGGAGGATAATTCTGCTGCTACGGGAATGGTAAAGAGCAATCAAATGTGGGGAGGAAACAAAGAAGAGAAGTCAACTGCGTGGAATGATGCACAAAAGGTCAAACAGGGATGGGTTGATGGACAGAAATCAAACCAGGGTTGGGTAATGTCTGGAGCTGATGGATGGGGTGAGAATTCGAGGGGTGGCCAGTGGGGGGAACCACAGAAGACAAGCTCAGGCGGTTGGGATAATGACAGCGATAGATCTGTGTCTGGCTGGAGTGAACCTGGGAGACCGGGCACAGGCCGTAGCACATGGGCAAGTAGCAACAATTCCAACCCCAATAATACTGCAGGCTGGGGGGAGCCCGCCAAGCCTGCTCAGCCCCAGGGCTGGGGGGAGCCCGCCAAGCCTGCTCAGCCCCAGGGCTGGGGGGAGCCCGCCAAGCCTGCTCAGCCCCAGGGCTGGGGGGAGCCCGCCAAGCCTGCTCAGCCCCAGGGCTGGGGGGAGCCCGCCAAGCCTGCTCAGCCCCAGGGCTGGGGGGAGCCCGCCAAGCCTGCTCAGCCCCAGGGCTGGGGGGAGCCCGCCAAGCCTGCTCAGCCCCAGGGCTGGGGGGAGCCCGCCAAGCCTGCTCAGCCCCAGGGCTGGGGGGAGCCCGCCAAGCCGAGTAACTCTGCAGATTGGAACAAGCCACAGGACAGTAACAGTTCTTGGGGAGCGGCACCTCCTGCAAATAAACCTTCCGGCCCAGGCTGGCTCAATGGCCCGATGCCGGCTCCATCAAAAGAGGAGGAACCTACGGGCTGGGAGGAGCCTTCTCCGGAATCTATTCGCCGTAAAATGGAAATCGACGATGGCACCGCCGCCTGGGGGGACCCGAGCAAGTACAACTACAAGAGTGTGAACATGTGGAACAAAAACGTGCAGAGCAGCGGCAGCAGCTCTGAGCAGCCAGCACAGGTCCAGCCCACAACGACACCGCAGCAGGCCCCACCACAGCTGCCACAGCAAATGCCACCGTCAAGTGCCATGCCAAACAAAGAGAACAGCGGCTCTG GTTGGGGAGAAACATACACCATTCAGACAAAGCCAGAATTCTCTTGGGGAGAACCGCCTGCTCTAACCGCGACAGTGGACAATGGAACCGTGGCCTGGGGTCAACCCATGGATACAGGAACCAGCTGGAGAGAGCCCGTTAATGACAGTGCTGGTACCTCTGGCTGGGGCAACACTCCAGCTGCCCCACCACCTCCAAATAGATCTG GCCCCAAACCTATGCAAGATGGCTGGGGTGATGAGGAAGCATCGGTGCCAGGAACTCGTCACTCcagctgggaggaggaggaaggggagtcgGTGATGTGGAACAGTAACATCTCGCAAGATAACAACTCCTCTTCAAACTGGGCACCAAAAAAGATGGCTCAAAAG ggCATGATGAAAGGGGGAAACAAGCCAGATGATATGTGGATGAATCAATTAATGAAGCAATTCTCTAACATTGGATTTTCT AGGGAGCCTGCTGAAGAAACAAAGAGCAATAAGATGGACATACCTGTTG GTATGTTAAGAGATAAAAGAATGGAGATGGACAAACACGGCATAAACATTGGAGAATATAATGGCATTATAGGGAAAGGACATGCTTCTCGTCCTCAGATTTCCAAAGAGTCTTCCATGGAACGCAATCCTTATTATGATAAG AATGGCAATCCTAATGTATTTGGCGGCAGCAATGCAGCAGCACAAGCCAGGGGCATGCAACAGCCTCCAGCACAACCTCTTAACTCATCTCAGCCTAATCTCCGCGCTCAAGTGCCTCCTCCATTATTATCCCCTCAG GTTCCAGCATCGTTACTGAAGTATGCAACAGCCAACGGGAGCCTAAACACTGCACTATTAAATTTCGGTCCCCAGCAGGTAGCCATGCTCAATCAGCTCTCCCAGTTGAACCAGCTGTCTCAACTTTCACAGATCTCCCAGCTACAG CGCCTGCTGCTTCAGCAGCAGAAGGCACAGAATCAGAGGAACGTGCCTGGACCCATGCGTCAGTCTCAAGAACAG GCTGCTCGTGTGCTCAACATGCAACAGATGCTGCAACACCCCCGTCAACTGGATACAAGCCTTCCGAAGCAGCAGCCTCCGTCGCAGCAGCCAATGCATAAGCCCTTCCCGGAGAATCTcatgccccccacccctcacGAGCTGCAGACAAAAGAGCCGCCTTCGCTCAACTCGTACAGCAGCTACCCTCTAG GCTTGAATCCAAACTTGAATGTACCCCTGGATTTCGGCAGTATTGTTAACCTGAAAGAACCACAATCCCAACAGTCCCGACTGAAGCAGTGGACTGCCTCGGAGAACCTACCCGTTAATTCCTCTCTAGATCAAAACTCCAGCAAACATG gTGCTACTTCAAGTGGTCTTAGTATTTGTTCGGGCAAGTTGCTTGAAGAATCTCCTTTTGGTCATTTTGACATTTCCATGAACTCTCTGGCCAGTCCtcctgggtctgttggagatggCTGGCCAAGTGCCAAATCACCCAGTGATAAGCTCTCTAGCAATGTTAATTGGCCACCAG AGTTTCGCCCTGGTGAGCCTTGGAAAGGTTATCAAAACATTGACCCTGAAACTGACCCTTACGTCACTCCTGGCAGTGTGATGACCAATCTGTCAATCTCTACTGCCCGGGATCTTGACCTCCTCAGGGACAGGAACAATG GGTCGTCCTCATCTATGAACACCACGCTGCCTTCAACTAGTGCCTGGTCCCTTGTTGGTGCCTCCAGCTACAATAGTTCCCTCAGCAGTACAGCACAAAGCACTCCAG CCAGAATCGGTGATCCCAAATCCACTTGGTCTCCTGGTCCGGTCACCAATGCTTCCCTGGCCCACGAGCTGTGGAAAGTCCCCCTGCTGCCCAAAAACACTACCGCTCCGTCCCGCCCGCCACCAGGGCTGACCAATCAGAAGCCTTCGTCCTCGTGGGGAAATAGCTCACTGCGAGTGGGTGGAGGATGGGGAAATTCCGAGTCCAGATACAACCCGG GTCCAAGCTGGGGTGACATCAGCTCAGGGAGAATAACCAATTGGCTTGTTCTCAAGAACCTCACGCCTCAG ATTGACGGCTCCACCTTGCGTACACTGTGCATGCAGCACGGCCCACTAATAACATTCCACCTTAACCTGCCCCACGGAAACGCTTTGGTCTGTTACAGCTCGAAAGAAGAGGCAGCCAAGGCACAGAAATCTCTGCACAT GTGTGTTTTAGGGAACACTACCATCCTTGCTGAGTTTGCCAGTGAAGACGAGATTAATCGCTTCTTTGCACAAGGCCAGTCGCTGACTCCCTCTCTGGGCTGGCAATCTCTGGGATCCAGCCAGAACCGCATCGCACCCATTGACAGTTCCCACCCATTCTCAAACCGCAATGATCTCAATCACTGGAATGGTGCTGGGCTGTCGGGAACTGGTAGTGGAGACCTCCACGGCACTTCACTCTGGGGCACCCCCAATTATTCCACTAGCCTGTGGGGAACCCCGAGCAGCAATGACACGCGGGGAATCGGCAGCCCCTCCCCCATCAATGCTTTCCTCCCTGTTGACCACCTGGGAGGTGGAGAGTCCATCTGA